In Defluviitalea raffinosedens, the DNA window AGCCGGGGAATTGGAAGTAGGCGTGCCTACCCTTGAAGACATCATTAAAGAGTTGGAAAAGCCAGGGAGAGATCCAAGAGAAGATATGCCAAAGCCAATCCTTAGAAGCGATGTTCTTGAGCTTAATGATTTAAAGCCGGGCATGGTTTTAATGGGAACTGTACGCAACATTACAGATTTTGGAGCCTTTGTAGATATAGGCGTTCATCAGGACGGACTTGTTCATATCTCAGAAATGACAGAGAAGTTTATCAAGCATCCTTTGGAAGTAGTCAGTGTGGGAGATATTATTAAGGTATCTGTATTAAGTGTTGACATAAATAAGAAAAGAATAGCATTAACGATGAAAGGGATCTAAGGAAGGAGAAATAAAATGGAAGTTAGGTCGTTTAATGATGACTATCACGAGGTCGGCCAATTAGTATTAAATGCGCAGGTAAATAAGGAGACATATTTTTTCTATCCGGTTTATAAGACGGTAGAGGAAATGAAAAAAGATTGGGAGGGGAAAGAGCTTATCCTGATGGTTGCTGAAGAAGACAACCAGATCATAGGTTTTGGAGGCTTAGATTTAGTCCGAAAAGAAGGCAATCCCAATGCAGATTTGTATGGGATCCTTGTAAATCCGCTTTATCGAAGTCAAGGTGTGGGCAGTGCGCTAATGGAAGCTTTAATCCGTAAAGCGAAAGAAGTAGGTATTCGATCCATCTACGCTCAAATTGAGACCGATAATGAAGAAGGAATAGATTTTTTGATTAAGCATGGATTCGAGTATAAAAGAAGCTTCTTCAGAATGGAAATGAATGAGCCGATTTTTCAGGAAGTAAACTGTCCTGAAGGTATTGAAATCAGAAGATCAAAAGCAATAAAGGATAAAGCCCAGTTCTTGGAAACCTATGAAGAAATTTTTGGCAATCCCAAAGATGGAGAAAAGCAACTTGCAATTTTATCCGATCCGAATCATAGTCATGAGATTTTTCTGATGTACAGGGTGAGTAGAAGCACTGGAAAAGAAAAATTAATTGGATTTTGCGGCGTGGAAAGTATAGAAGAAGATGGTAAAATGAACCGTCGTATTGATACCTTGGGCGTTATTGATAAGTATGGAAGACGAGGAATGGGTAAAGTACTTTATATGACGGTATTAAATTACTATTGGTCTTTGCCTGATACGAGAAAGATTAGCATTACGCTAAAAAGCTCATCGGAAAATGTTAAAAAGTTTTATTTAAGTTGCGGCATGGAAGAAACGCAAAGTACAGAGACCTACAAATATGAACTAGAAGATTAAAATTTTATCATGTATGAAAGTTGACACATATAGAATCATATAGTATAATGAGTTCAAATTTAATAAGAAGATTCTTCAGGGCAGGGTGAAATTCCCGACCGGCGGTGATAGTCCGCGAGTGCGTTATGTACGCATTGATTTGGTGAAATTCCAAAACCGACAGTACAGTCTGGATGGGAGAAGAATGGCGTTATTACGCATTTCCAAGCAGTCCGAAGAATCCTCTGGCTGCTTTTTTTATTGCAGCCCATAAAATTTAAGGAGGAATGGAAATGGAAAGTATTCAAAGAGTAGCAGATCAAAAGAAAAGAGTGTTTGAAACAAGTAATT includes these proteins:
- a CDS encoding GNAT family N-acetyltransferase, with amino-acid sequence MEVRSFNDDYHEVGQLVLNAQVNKETYFFYPVYKTVEEMKKDWEGKELILMVAEEDNQIIGFGGLDLVRKEGNPNADLYGILVNPLYRSQGVGSALMEALIRKAKEVGIRSIYAQIETDNEEGIDFLIKHGFEYKRSFFRMEMNEPIFQEVNCPEGIEIRRSKAIKDKAQFLETYEEIFGNPKDGEKQLAILSDPNHSHEIFLMYRVSRSTGKEKLIGFCGVESIEEDGKMNRRIDTLGVIDKYGRRGMGKVLYMTVLNYYWSLPDTRKISITLKSSSENVKKFYLSCGMEETQSTETYKYELED